The following coding sequences lie in one Synechococcus sp. PCC 7336 genomic window:
- a CDS encoding glycosyltransferase family 4 protein, translating to MPKVTFLAGDIPPKTGGEFYNHKVYTYLKQSGLAVEYINLHKLRYLFKLTWIPLLGNIAIALCLAVLAFGRGDRLLVFDQYFAGYLVGMNAIHRCWHRGQSLAIVHHFDRYDSSAPASLGKTCRALAERLKLIWASQMITNSQYSQREIESLGFPAQNITILPPGLEQKVVNSDNPSQPLQLENPAILCVAHCIPRKGILELVEAFATIDRQNYVLHIAGKTDKDARYYRKLRSRVESAGLANAVIFHGRTDDNTLHQLYQQSDLFVLPSYKEGFGIVLLEAMHYGLPIVATNVTALPELVRDGETGLLVPPQNSQALAEALQKLIDRPDLRARLGRAGRQQLLPNYDWDRTGAKFLSIVQTLTPQLNVRASL from the coding sequence ATGCCAAAGGTCACGTTTCTCGCTGGCGATATCCCGCCCAAAACAGGGGGGGAATTCTATAACCACAAGGTGTACACCTACCTGAAGCAGTCGGGTTTGGCAGTGGAGTATATCAACCTCCACAAGCTTCGCTACCTGTTTAAACTCACCTGGATTCCGCTGCTGGGGAATATTGCGATCGCCCTTTGTCTGGCCGTTCTGGCCTTCGGTCGAGGCGATCGCCTGTTAGTCTTCGACCAATATTTTGCTGGATATCTAGTGGGGATGAACGCCATTCATCGCTGCTGGCATCGGGGCCAGAGTCTTGCGATTGTGCATCATTTCGATCGCTATGACAGCAGCGCCCCAGCCTCACTCGGGAAAACCTGCCGTGCCCTGGCCGAACGGCTAAAACTGATCTGGGCCTCCCAGATGATTACCAATAGCCAATATTCCCAACGGGAAATCGAGTCCCTCGGTTTTCCAGCGCAAAACATTACCATTCTTCCCCCCGGACTGGAGCAGAAAGTAGTAAATTCTGACAATCCCTCTCAACCATTGCAGTTGGAAAACCCGGCCATTTTATGTGTCGCCCACTGCATTCCTCGCAAAGGAATTTTGGAGTTAGTGGAAGCCTTTGCCACGATCGATCGTCAAAACTACGTCCTCCATATTGCAGGCAAAACCGATAAAGATGCCCGGTACTACCGCAAATTGCGATCGCGAGTGGAGAGCGCGGGTTTGGCTAATGCCGTCATCTTCCACGGCAGAACGGACGACAACACCCTCCATCAGCTCTATCAGCAATCCGATCTGTTTGTTCTGCCATCCTACAAAGAAGGCTTTGGCATCGTCTTGCTAGAGGCCATGCACTACGGTCTGCCGATTGTGGCCACCAACGTCACCGCCTTGCCAGAACTGGTGCGGGATGGCGAAACGGGGTTATTGGTTCCCCCTCAAAATTCACAGGCTTTGGCCGAAGCATTGCAAAAGCTGATCGATCGCCCCGATTTGCGCGCTCGTCTGGGACGCGCCGGTCGCCAGCAACTGCTCCCCAACTATGACTGGGATCGAACTGGAGCAAAATTTCTATCTATCGTGCAAACCCTTACCCCCCAATTGAACGTCCGTGCCAGTCTCTAA
- a CDS encoding oligosaccharide flippase family protein has translation MAKATAANIAKSSLWLTASFVLAKCLQLLAQIVLARLLMPEDFGIWGMVLVVTALAGLFKDATVAGVLIQRGLADKTTVNTVYSLGVSLSVLMFLLQSALGYPLSLFFDQPLVFPLATCAAFTFLIGAGAGAHGAVLQRQMKFRELALSQSVAGLARMGVAIAVAASGAGVWAFVAAELASITTSSILRRSLSGYRFDYQLLPNAEAFRNVRSYIGSSIGINLAVYTNTNSDNMIVGRLLGAQSLGFYNLAYQLAMMPTFVLSQVNRVSFSVLSQQTGQDRQHYVCRSLELYAMLSAPVYGVAYAIAPWLIPQLYGAEWTPAVLLFQIVLIFAYTRGFMSILGTTLNAIDRPELNAKINWALVPLSIPAFFIGARLGGIQGVAMSVALVMGIGASVWFWLATCRATGWSEVTVFKPVVIPTVSIGSAIGMSHPIQLNLNLSPGIQPLLVLVGYIVIAGILSKGKAFSVLIDTGKRVFNLSPKPLEKNTSS, from the coding sequence ATGGCAAAGGCAACCGCAGCAAACATTGCCAAAAGTAGTCTGTGGCTGACCGCCAGTTTTGTCTTGGCCAAGTGCTTGCAGTTACTGGCCCAGATCGTTTTGGCCCGACTCTTGATGCCGGAGGATTTTGGCATCTGGGGCATGGTGCTGGTGGTTACGGCTCTGGCGGGGTTATTCAAGGACGCCACAGTTGCGGGAGTTCTCATCCAAAGGGGGCTCGCGGATAAAACCACGGTCAATACGGTTTACAGCTTGGGGGTTTCCCTCTCTGTCCTCATGTTCCTGCTGCAATCCGCGCTCGGCTATCCCCTCTCCCTGTTTTTTGACCAGCCCCTCGTTTTTCCGCTCGCCACTTGTGCAGCCTTCACGTTTCTGATTGGGGCTGGGGCTGGGGCACATGGGGCCGTGTTGCAGCGCCAGATGAAGTTTCGGGAGTTAGCTCTATCTCAATCTGTGGCGGGGTTGGCACGGATGGGCGTGGCGATCGCTGTGGCCGCCTCGGGAGCTGGGGTATGGGCTTTTGTCGCCGCAGAACTGGCTTCAATAACCACCAGCAGTATTTTGCGTCGCAGCTTGAGTGGATATCGCTTTGACTATCAGCTTTTACCCAATGCCGAAGCCTTCCGAAACGTGCGCAGCTACATCGGCAGCTCGATTGGGATTAATCTCGCCGTCTATACCAATACCAACAGTGACAACATGATTGTGGGTCGGCTGTTGGGGGCACAGTCTCTGGGCTTCTACAACTTGGCCTATCAGTTGGCGATGATGCCGACCTTTGTGCTGTCTCAGGTGAATCGCGTCAGTTTTTCTGTGCTGTCCCAACAAACGGGACAGGATCGACAACATTACGTCTGTCGATCGCTCGAACTCTATGCCATGCTGTCGGCTCCCGTTTACGGCGTCGCCTATGCGATCGCCCCTTGGCTCATTCCCCAATTGTATGGAGCCGAATGGACCCCTGCTGTGCTGCTCTTTCAGATCGTGCTGATTTTTGCCTATACACGCGGTTTCATGTCAATTTTAGGCACTACGTTGAATGCGATCGACCGGCCCGAACTGAATGCGAAGATCAATTGGGCTTTGGTCCCCCTATCTATTCCCGCGTTTTTCATTGGGGCGCGATTGGGCGGCATCCAAGGGGTCGCGATGTCAGTGGCTCTAGTGATGGGCATTGGGGCCAGCGTTTGGTTTTGGCTCGCAACCTGTCGAGCCACTGGCTGGAGTGAGGTGACAGTCTTCAAACCGGTCGTCATTCCCACAGTCTCCATCGGTTCTGCTATCGGAATGAGCCATCCGATCCAGTTGAATTTAAATCTATCCCCAGGGATTCAGCCGCTGTTAGTCCTCGTGGGCTATATCGTTATTGCGGGTATTCTGTCGAAAGGCAAGGCATTCTCAGTCTTAATCGACACTGGCAAGCGCGTCTTTAACCTATCGCCCAAGCCTCTAGAGAAAAACACCTCTTCCTAG
- a CDS encoding O-antigen ligase family protein, whose protein sequence is MNSSVAPTEIAKIAPSTVADRGLFSFVWLRWKALTPAERVTCGAIVLIPLWWLWGWKHLLILLAMTLVGLDLKRNGKLRWRRPSTIVLSALVFGCYVLVNRFFYNQLTGSSFSPNSVLTVLNSWFGFAILFWYIQSKHIRVRWQVVAWACSVVAIAMLAFWAVIYFGLHQGGYAPPRSLYGFLTGKSLRYVPGAGNSNYLLSYFPYDESLIPGMVRYIFFLPGPEALALVAGFFSCLALDLKPRLWSISLFGTAIFILLLSGTRSVLVALPIALAIRYLFVTKRVLGPGVFCAIAAALSLGLLAFPDVTGQVMEALSGTATATADFRGDSTEVRLEIYRQTWNAIANAPDLTLLFGHTVSGETVLRGYDPARVGSHSFLLGTLLYRAGLFGATIFATFWISLLAWLYRTRASRPICVLPTLVLLSLTFVVMELEMPVMPIVLLCVLMLQPATVSGLRSRSREPSWDSLGCLRSANPVPLNSERLVSREGGRSRNRW, encoded by the coding sequence GTGAACTCGTCAGTTGCTCCAACCGAAATCGCTAAAATCGCCCCTTCGACGGTTGCCGATCGCGGCTTATTTTCGTTTGTCTGGCTGCGGTGGAAAGCATTAACCCCAGCCGAGCGGGTCACCTGCGGGGCGATTGTCCTGATTCCGCTGTGGTGGCTGTGGGGGTGGAAGCATCTTTTGATTCTGCTGGCAATGACGTTAGTGGGACTGGACCTCAAGCGCAACGGCAAACTGCGTTGGCGGCGACCCAGCACCATCGTCCTCTCAGCTCTGGTTTTTGGCTGTTACGTACTCGTCAATCGTTTTTTCTACAACCAACTGACGGGTAGCTCGTTCAGTCCCAATTCCGTCCTGACAGTCCTGAACAGTTGGTTTGGATTTGCCATCCTCTTCTGGTACATCCAGAGCAAGCACATTCGCGTGCGCTGGCAGGTGGTGGCTTGGGCTTGCTCGGTGGTGGCGATCGCGATGCTGGCATTCTGGGCTGTCATTTACTTCGGCTTGCATCAGGGGGGCTATGCTCCACCGCGTTCGCTCTACGGCTTTTTGACAGGCAAGAGTTTGAGGTACGTGCCAGGGGCTGGCAATAGCAACTACCTGCTGTCCTACTTTCCCTACGACGAATCTCTCATTCCCGGCATGGTGCGATATATTTTCTTCCTGCCGGGGCCGGAGGCATTAGCGTTAGTGGCGGGGTTTTTCAGTTGTTTGGCTCTCGATCTCAAGCCTCGCCTTTGGTCGATCTCGCTGTTTGGCACGGCCATTTTTATCCTGTTGCTCAGCGGCACTCGCTCGGTGTTGGTGGCACTGCCGATTGCTTTGGCAATCCGCTACCTGTTCGTGACGAAACGGGTGTTGGGGCCGGGGGTGTTCTGCGCGATCGCCGCCGCCCTCAGTTTGGGCTTGTTGGCCTTTCCCGATGTGACTGGGCAAGTGATGGAGGCATTATCTGGGACAGCGACGGCAACAGCAGATTTTCGGGGAGATTCGACAGAGGTACGTCTAGAGATTTATCGCCAGACTTGGAATGCGATTGCTAATGCGCCCGATCTAACTTTGCTCTTCGGCCACACAGTCTCAGGGGAGACTGTATTGAGGGGATACGACCCCGCTAGGGTTGGCTCCCATAGTTTTTTACTAGGAACGCTGCTGTATCGAGCAGGATTGTTCGGAGCCACTATTTTTGCAACCTTCTGGATATCGTTGCTGGCATGGCTGTACCGCACTCGTGCCAGCCGCCCAATTTGTGTCTTGCCAACGCTAGTGTTGCTCAGCCTGACCTTTGTAGTGATGGAGTTAGAGATGCCAGTCATGCCGATTGTGTTGCTGTGTGTCTTAATGCTCCAGCCTGCGACGGTCTCGGGGTTGCGATCGCGATCGCGAGAACCCAGTTGGGATAGCTTGGGATGCTTGAGGTCTGCAAATCCGGTGCCACTTAATTCCGAACGGCTTGTTAGTCGGGAGGGAGGGCGATCTCGCAACCGATGGTAG
- a CDS encoding glycosyltransferase family 4 protein, with protein MPVSNSVQSTTTRGDRTATPDILVVTRTFLPKEGGIEEYVYNRCLQDPGRIVVLAASCPGDSEFDRQQPFSVHRWPMPAWLRSTGQFGSLLAQVFSMLGALLLGLLLFFRYRYRYIEWAHGFDFPSLLLLGYLLPVRYFVYLHGNDLLCPLRHAGLKLLFAHTLERASGLVCNSAFTSNYLRECAPVSTPTYVIHPIVRTDKFGPPLRDAELADLRQQIRGHYGIPSDAIAILSVGRLIPRKGFGSVVELLPQLLAAGIDVHYILCGRGSMEADLRSQVDRLELGDRVHFAGFVPDAELAGYYAASDIFAMLTFFETQAASIEGFGIVYREAGYFGKPVLASRVGGVADAVIHNETGFLVEPNDPEASVEALLHLCRSPELRQRLGDRGRELAQSTIPHSRLYESEGFD; from the coding sequence GTGCCAGTCTCTAACTCCGTCCAATCGACTACCACCAGAGGCGATCGCACTGCCACCCCAGACATTTTGGTCGTCACTCGCACCTTTTTACCGAAGGAAGGGGGCATCGAAGAGTATGTCTACAACCGCTGCCTGCAAGATCCCGGTCGCATTGTGGTGCTGGCTGCCAGTTGTCCGGGAGACAGCGAGTTCGATCGCCAACAGCCCTTTAGCGTGCATCGCTGGCCCATGCCAGCCTGGTTGAGATCGACGGGTCAATTCGGCAGTCTGCTCGCGCAAGTGTTTTCGATGCTGGGAGCGCTGCTGCTGGGACTCCTGCTGTTTTTCCGCTATCGCTATCGCTACATTGAATGGGCACACGGGTTCGATTTTCCCTCCCTGCTCCTGCTGGGATATCTCCTGCCGGTTCGATATTTCGTCTACCTGCACGGCAACGATCTCCTGTGTCCCCTACGCCATGCGGGGCTGAAGTTGCTGTTTGCCCACACTTTAGAGCGGGCTAGCGGCCTAGTGTGTAACAGTGCATTCACCTCGAATTACCTGCGGGAATGCGCTCCAGTTTCCACTCCCACCTACGTTATTCATCCCATTGTGAGGACAGACAAATTTGGCCCTCCTCTAAGGGATGCAGAACTCGCCGATCTGCGACAGCAAATCCGGGGCCACTACGGAATTCCGTCTGACGCGATCGCGATTTTGTCGGTGGGTCGGCTAATCCCCAGAAAGGGGTTTGGCAGCGTTGTCGAACTCCTGCCGCAGCTTCTGGCAGCCGGAATCGACGTTCACTACATCCTCTGCGGTCGGGGATCGATGGAAGCCGATTTACGCAGCCAGGTAGACCGATTGGAACTCGGCGATCGCGTTCATTTCGCTGGTTTTGTACCCGACGCCGAACTTGCTGGATACTACGCCGCTAGCGATATTTTTGCCATGCTGACCTTCTTTGAAACCCAAGCAGCCAGTATTGAAGGTTTTGGCATTGTCTACCGCGAAGCCGGGTACTTCGGCAAACCCGTCCTCGCCAGTCGAGTGGGTGGAGTGGCGGATGCGGTCATCCATAACGAAACTGGATTTTTGGTCGAGCCGAACGATCCCGAGGCTAGCGTTGAAGCTTTGCTGCACCTCTGTAGAAGCCCCGAACTGCGTCAGAGATTGGGCGATCGCGGTCGGGAGCTAGCCCAGAGCACTATCCCCCACAGCCGACTGTACGAATCTGAGGGGTTTGACTAA
- a CDS encoding tyrosine-protein kinase domain-containing protein: protein MNGLVAATLRHWKPLLALNTVLFGITAYNILATPRFWLARAELIVPQSSADLSANLGTLGDLNQEGLSFSQQLNPLNTLSAIITSNDTLSRVRDSDPEQEDYPRLKTYRDLFEVSPQSESTVISIGVEGSSVELALERANLLMATFQARLQDLREQDAEQRVQLLQASLLQAEAQLKEAQLNLVDFQESSNLVDSEGQTQEIVAAIATLTTSRAEVLAEARASVARAQSLSGRLGLNPDRAIQLLRLNDNPSFQLARTRLGEVETSLTELKGRFLADSPHIKALERERTGLLAQLAVYLAGEGNSGELDLLAAGDATELLQALVLADSEAVAQQQQADLLQQQIDRLNQSLSTLPVNQARLAELRQQFAVAEGVYNGLIAQVEETKLSAFSTYPIVQVLEHPYADSKPAGPSRRVMAMGGLLASGLGSAAIVLLMEGRNPLLAPRDIETIDIPVLETVPQWDALIGNPDVPLLEPMREYQWLASDIEALPLDRRYLMVASATAGEGKTTTVLGLATALSSLGFRVLLVDGDFHKGELSQKLGCAWQTSNRTEASSLVDTNVVTVPVKPGIDLVPSLPLGSDTAKFLARGGFAEYVQQARATGNYDYVLVDSAPVGLTSEATLMARAIGNVLMVVRPGTSNRDPFCNSIEQLQRHGARILGIVVNGKLANPANYYLYRPKLTEAAS from the coding sequence ATGAACGGATTGGTTGCTGCAACCCTAAGACATTGGAAGCCACTGTTGGCCCTCAATACTGTCCTGTTTGGGATTACTGCCTACAATATCCTGGCCACCCCTCGATTTTGGCTGGCTCGGGCAGAGTTGATTGTGCCTCAGTCCAGTGCCGATCTCAGCGCCAACTTAGGAACACTGGGGGATCTCAACCAAGAGGGATTGAGCTTCTCCCAACAGCTGAATCCCCTCAATACGCTGTCTGCCATCATCACGAGCAACGACACCCTCAGCCGAGTCAGGGACAGCGATCCCGAACAGGAGGACTATCCTCGCTTGAAAACCTATCGCGATCTGTTCGAGGTGTCGCCGCAGTCCGAATCGACTGTGATTTCCATCGGCGTCGAGGGGTCGAGTGTCGAGCTGGCCCTAGAGCGAGCCAATCTACTGATGGCGACCTTTCAAGCACGATTGCAAGACTTGCGGGAGCAAGATGCCGAGCAGCGGGTTCAACTGCTGCAAGCTTCACTGCTGCAGGCCGAAGCCCAACTGAAAGAGGCTCAGCTCAATTTAGTTGACTTTCAAGAATCGTCCAATTTAGTTGACAGTGAAGGGCAAACTCAAGAAATTGTAGCGGCGATCGCCACTCTGACGACCTCTCGGGCAGAGGTGTTAGCCGAAGCTCGAGCCAGTGTAGCCCGGGCTCAGTCGCTATCTGGCCGCTTGGGCCTCAACCCCGATCGCGCGATCCAATTGCTGCGGCTTAACGATAATCCCAGCTTTCAATTGGCTCGCACTCGATTGGGAGAGGTAGAAACCAGCCTGACAGAACTCAAAGGTCGTTTTTTGGCAGACTCTCCCCACATCAAAGCGTTGGAGCGAGAACGCACCGGCTTGCTAGCTCAACTGGCGGTCTATCTCGCAGGGGAAGGCAACAGCGGCGAGCTCGACCTGCTCGCCGCTGGAGATGCTACCGAGTTGTTGCAAGCTCTCGTCTTGGCAGACAGCGAAGCAGTGGCTCAACAGCAGCAAGCCGATCTCCTGCAACAGCAAATCGATCGCCTCAATCAAAGCCTCAGTACCCTACCGGTTAACCAAGCTCGTCTGGCAGAGCTGCGCCAGCAATTTGCTGTTGCCGAGGGGGTCTACAACGGCCTCATCGCCCAGGTGGAAGAAACGAAGCTGAGCGCCTTCAGTACCTATCCCATCGTCCAGGTGCTGGAGCATCCCTATGCAGACAGCAAGCCCGCAGGTCCCTCCCGTCGAGTCATGGCTATGGGCGGATTGCTGGCTTCCGGGCTGGGCAGTGCTGCGATCGTCCTCCTAATGGAAGGGCGCAACCCTCTATTGGCACCCCGCGATATCGAGACCATCGATATCCCCGTTCTGGAAACAGTTCCCCAGTGGGATGCCCTAATCGGCAACCCAGACGTGCCGCTGCTGGAGCCGATGCGCGAATATCAGTGGTTAGCCTCAGATATCGAGGCTTTGCCGCTCGATCGTCGGTATTTGATGGTGGCGAGTGCAACTGCTGGAGAGGGGAAAACAACAACGGTGTTGGGGTTAGCAACAGCACTATCCAGTCTCGGGTTTCGGGTGCTGTTAGTGGATGGGGATTTCCATAAAGGGGAGCTGAGCCAAAAGCTGGGATGTGCTTGGCAAACCTCCAATCGGACGGAAGCCAGCAGTTTGGTCGATACCAATGTTGTGACAGTGCCAGTCAAGCCTGGCATTGACTTGGTCCCGAGTTTGCCGCTGGGAAGCGATACGGCCAAGTTTTTGGCACGAGGAGGGTTTGCCGAATACGTGCAACAGGCTCGGGCAACGGGCAATTACGACTACGTGCTTGTCGATAGTGCGCCTGTGGGGCTCACGAGTGAGGCAACGCTGATGGCACGAGCAATCGGCAACGTACTTATGGTGGTGCGACCGGGGACGAGTAACCGCGACCCGTTCTGCAACTCTATCGAGCAACTGCAACGTCACGGAGCCCGCATTCTCGGCATCGTCGTGAACGGAAAGCTGGCGAACCCAGCCAATTACTACCTGTATCGGCCCAAGCTAACGGAGGCAGCCTCGTGA
- the pssD gene encoding PssD/Cps14F family polysaccharide biosynthesis glycosyltransferase produces MKLLLACTSGGHFSTMSRLKEFWSGHERVWVTDLKTDTESLKSSGEVVRWLPYQAPRDWQSFLHNLPQVYRILRQEQPAVIVSTGASIAVGFAICAKLLGIRFVYVESISRSQEISLTGKLVYLLSHEFYVQDPELCQRYSKAQFKGYVV; encoded by the coding sequence ATGAAGTTATTACTAGCATGTACATCTGGCGGTCATTTTTCAACCATGTCTCGACTGAAAGAGTTTTGGAGCGGGCACGAGCGGGTCTGGGTTACAGACCTGAAGACAGACACCGAAAGCTTAAAAAGTTCAGGAGAGGTTGTTCGGTGGTTACCCTACCAAGCTCCCCGAGATTGGCAGAGCTTTTTGCACAATTTGCCCCAAGTGTATCGAATTCTGCGGCAAGAACAGCCAGCGGTTATCGTCTCCACTGGAGCTAGCATCGCGGTTGGCTTTGCAATTTGTGCGAAGTTGCTGGGCATTCGGTTTGTCTATGTTGAAAGTATTTCCCGCAGTCAAGAAATCAGCTTGACTGGCAAGTTAGTTTACCTGCTATCTCATGAATTTTACGTTCAGGATCCTGAGTTGTGCCAAAGATATTCAAAAGCACAGTTTAAGGGATATGTCGTCTGA
- a CDS encoding glycosyltransferase family 4 protein, translated as MLGLSAKLSASPVSTTHRKLLIVSPYTHSLGGMTVSLSLLIEGFKQLGLGDRLRVATRLGSLQERYLVAAGHADCLQPLVATGSGASFLRMAMQWVHQQPHSWPLLLDNCVWRDYPPILIRESLFLHLHRRPVFHFFHDLALSYNRLGNWARKLAFTCLSPGAICNSHFTASHIRQNFMREIRGILYQPVDTDRFSPRRDRLPPDALRPLLDSGTPILLTPSRLNKPGIVNDKNLRALMPVLAALKARGERYHSVVIGDDGSNDGSYTRDLEAISRQQGVADCLTLLPSVFDIECYFPFAEAVVALAPREPFGRTVVEAIASGVPAIGSNTGGIAEILNNFAPAWTASPDDPRGVADRILSLRTSPAETDRRLQIGQAWIAQHCQVTQYAKGVMELTGLVSRSSDTDTNHPPDFAHNATRNFNASG; from the coding sequence ATGCTCGGTCTCTCCGCCAAACTCTCGGCCTCTCCAGTCTCAACGACCCACCGCAAGCTCCTGATCGTCTCCCCCTATACTCACTCGTTGGGGGGCATGACCGTGAGCTTATCCCTGCTGATCGAGGGCTTTAAGCAGTTGGGCCTGGGAGATCGACTGAGGGTTGCGACCCGTCTGGGGTCGCTACAGGAACGCTATCTGGTCGCCGCCGGTCATGCGGACTGCTTGCAACCGCTGGTCGCGACTGGCTCGGGAGCATCCTTTCTGCGAATGGCGATGCAGTGGGTTCACCAACAGCCCCACTCCTGGCCTTTGCTATTGGATAACTGCGTTTGGCGCGATTACCCGCCCATCCTGATCCGAGAATCGCTTTTCCTACACCTGCATCGACGGCCCGTGTTCCACTTCTTTCACGATTTAGCACTCTCCTACAACCGGCTGGGCAACTGGGCTCGCAAGCTGGCGTTTACCTGTCTTTCACCAGGAGCAATCTGCAACTCTCACTTCACCGCCAGTCACATTCGCCAAAATTTTATGCGAGAGATTCGCGGAATTTTATATCAGCCCGTCGATACAGACCGATTTAGCCCCCGCCGCGATCGCCTTCCCCCAGATGCCCTCAGACCATTGCTAGACTCGGGAACTCCCATCTTGCTCACCCCCTCTCGCCTCAACAAACCTGGCATTGTCAACGACAAAAACTTGCGGGCGCTGATGCCGGTACTGGCAGCTTTAAAAGCGCGAGGAGAACGCTATCACAGTGTGGTGATTGGCGATGACGGCTCGAACGATGGCAGCTATACGCGAGACCTAGAGGCGATCTCCCGACAGCAAGGCGTCGCAGATTGCTTGACCCTTTTGCCCTCCGTCTTCGATATCGAGTGCTACTTTCCCTTTGCCGAAGCAGTGGTCGCCCTTGCCCCCCGCGAACCCTTCGGACGCACGGTGGTGGAGGCGATCGCCAGTGGCGTACCGGCGATCGGCAGCAATACGGGCGGAATTGCCGAAATTCTGAATAACTTTGCCCCGGCATGGACCGCGAGCCCCGACGATCCCCGAGGGGTGGCAGATCGAATTTTGAGTCTCAGAACCTCTCCAGCCGAGACCGATCGACGACTCCAAATCGGACAAGCATGGATCGCACAACATTGCCAGGTGACTCAATATGCCAAAGGCGTCATGGAGTTGACAGGTTTAGTCTCGCGCTCGTCCGACACAGACACCAACCATCCCCCTGACTTCGCCCACAATGCCACTCGGAACTTCAACGCCTCTGGCTAG
- a CDS encoding glycosyltransferase — protein sequence MQAEFPIPVPAPVAANVLVSVMISNYNYGQYIGQAIDSVLAQTYPHVELIVVDDGSVDGSRQAIASYGDRLTAIFQDNSGQGPAFTAGIERSRGDIICLLDADDYFHPQKVARVVEAFARHPEWVQLSHGRVTVDKDGGKMGRDPTFFNRGDVRSLLLQYGRYAWAVTSALSYRRWVLETVAPIPARPKAADTYLTATVPFFGEVGAIADPLMYRRQHGNNRRAKSNNIDYLIEQRQDSRDCINRAAELTGLRDRFDIGRDADYLSYLAAQRGRGSLADFAKILRLTLSESLALGQATKDTLERLLRRGTCALVPEQGKLVMGLGPRHYLRYKLTGEEPQNRKRSAPPTRKEVG from the coding sequence ATGCAGGCTGAATTCCCCATCCCAGTCCCCGCCCCAGTGGCTGCCAATGTGCTGGTCAGTGTCATGATTAGCAACTACAACTACGGACAATACATCGGTCAAGCGATCGACAGCGTCCTAGCCCAAACCTATCCCCACGTCGAGTTAATCGTAGTAGACGACGGTTCGGTGGATGGCTCCCGCCAGGCGATCGCCTCCTACGGCGATCGCCTCACCGCGATTTTTCAAGACAATTCCGGCCAGGGTCCGGCATTTACTGCCGGAATCGAGCGATCGCGCGGAGACATTATTTGTTTGCTCGATGCCGACGATTATTTCCATCCCCAAAAAGTCGCTCGGGTTGTGGAGGCATTCGCTCGGCATCCCGAGTGGGTGCAGTTGTCCCACGGGCGAGTCACCGTAGATAAAGATGGCGGCAAGATGGGTCGAGATCCCACGTTCTTCAATCGGGGCGATGTGCGCTCGTTGCTCTTGCAATACGGGCGCTATGCCTGGGCGGTCACGTCCGCACTCTCCTATCGGCGCTGGGTGCTCGAAACCGTTGCGCCTATCCCCGCCCGCCCCAAAGCCGCCGATACTTACTTGACTGCCACCGTGCCGTTTTTCGGCGAAGTGGGGGCGATCGCAGACCCACTCATGTACCGACGGCAACATGGCAACAACCGCCGCGCCAAATCCAACAACATCGATTATTTAATCGAACAACGCCAAGATTCGCGAGACTGCATCAATCGCGCGGCCGAGCTGACAGGACTGCGCGACCGTTTCGACATTGGGCGAGATGCAGACTATCTCAGCTATTTAGCGGCACAGCGAGGGCGGGGATCGCTCGCCGATTTTGCTAAAATTTTGCGCCTCACCCTCAGCGAAAGCTTGGCCCTCGGTCAAGCTACCAAAGATACTCTGGAGCGACTGCTGCGACGAGGCACCTGTGCTCTTGTCCCGGAACAAGGAAAACTCGTGATGGGCTTGGGACCGCGCCATTATTTGCGCTACAAGCTGACGGGAGAGGAACCCCAAAACCGCAAGCGATCGGCACCACCCACTCGCAAGGAGGTGGGGTAG
- a CDS encoding glycosyltransferase yields the protein MGMIFVTLGTSPYPFNRAIQWLEELHDRGILARDRLTIQYGNSKLAKALARHPQISVEATLPPDRFVETVRRSQLVISHAGQGSAFMLAKQGASFVLLPRLAEYGEHVDNHQLWFAQRVEKFGVRMCVNLEQLAAAVVSPPPPADKDFLHGPLLADHLIRAYS from the coding sequence ATGGGGATGATCTTTGTCACGCTCGGGACTAGCCCTTACCCTTTCAATCGGGCAATCCAATGGCTGGAAGAACTTCACGATCGGGGGATACTAGCTCGCGATCGCCTCACGATCCAATATGGCAACAGCAAACTTGCCAAAGCTTTGGCACGCCACCCGCAGATTTCGGTCGAGGCAACTCTACCGCCCGATCGCTTTGTCGAAACTGTACGGCGATCGCAATTGGTCATTTCTCATGCGGGTCAAGGATCTGCATTTATGCTAGCTAAACAAGGGGCGAGCTTTGTGCTTCTGCCCAGGTTGGCTGAATACGGAGAGCATGTAGACAACCACCAATTATGGTTTGCCCAGCGCGTCGAGAAATTTGGCGTCAGGATGTGCGTCAACCTGGAACAGCTAGCGGCAGCCGTGGTCTCCCCACCTCCACCAGCGGACAAAGACTTTCTGCACGGACCGCTGTTGGCAGACCACTTGATTCGGGCTTATTCTTAG